In the genome of Aspergillus luchuensis IFO 4308 DNA, chromosome 2, nearly complete sequence, one region contains:
- a CDS encoding uncharacterized protein (COG:S;~EggNog:ENOG410PM4S) produces MPIKLPKGFARRKSSSNALEEVQNPPQSSFRVFERPSGDKKSLSDGNLVAKRLSEGQPLDSPSEDDNNIFALHNSQPTRHHTFEGTSSARPRTSARRSTDGPQPESQSPHTRNLYDIPIPPLSGAIRAAGRTFSFGGRFSKTSAPVPPPQPSTPGPSRSRGMTTSTSSTATPPKLPDTELRIGKIDDDFQNMFGDIGKRYYGSKDSSLDQPVDLDSPGPSSRPDALPRKDERVSRPAPIDTDRSREVEPSPYSWDSRHSEEGLLTTLDSPNEQPTTQSYQRNIDPVSVGDRRKSMPLSGTTPLATTSHRSLAKPRTTADTGLRRSGVYSNRRDSVPVEDEDAKLIMESLYSKRSSQIPFMADHAASDAENDGPLFDQPGAKSSRPDRRESIQNSLSSPVLSDHLDPSIAAHARLAAQYEKAQPVSVSSTNKVMTPSQFEHYRQQQELRRSNSDASKSENSAESDYDDDDEVEKDREAERQRRKQEAHLSVYRQQMMKVTGQESPAPAMRTEMDQASKSAPNLLQPGITSGSGKSSDGDDDEEIPLGILAAHGFPNRNRPPSRLAPSSSIPNLRASFQQPYLPSPSPASVAERDPNNRGSLPVFARNLPRDPYFGASLVNQSNRESLAFGGGASVHGGPSPALPPGGLVGVIATEERARAMRRGSPNTQAMYDYQGGMPVPPVQPGGIPRPYTMMSLSSPNTGGGQPAISATEQAQIELSQQMTQMVQMQMQWMQQMIHMQGGQSTQLMPPGGPPPALGANLNARPSSMPSAGNMSNAHAGYSGDQRTLSMLDPNVSSRLNSAAMPHVSGALRPSTPAGQGYAPSIAPSERSNVGLAPRYRPVSTLQPELGNIGSSSIPKSWNDENRKSSLSAAVPAAPQASQMSHRPMPSDSKPIRASKPSIGAEQDDEDDDEGWAEMMKKRENKRNNWKMKKETSSFGDLLNAVH; encoded by the exons ATGCCAATCAAGCTTCCTAAGGGCTTCGCCCGTCGAAAATCGTCTAGCAATGCTCTAGAGGAAGTGCAAAATCCTCCCCAGTCGTCATTCCGAGTCTTTGAACGACCGTCCGGAGACAAAAAGTCTTTGAGTGATGGTAATTTAGTGGCAAAGCGCTTAAGCGAAGGTCAACCTTTGGATTCCCCCTCGGAGGATGACAATAACATCTTTGCTTTGCATAATTCCCAGCCAACAAGACATCA tacaTTCGAAGGTACATCATCTGCGCGACCTCGCACATCTGCACGCCGTTCAACAGACGGGCCACAGCCCGAATCGCAGTCGCCACACACTCGAAACCTCTACGATATACCAATTCCTCCCCTATCAGGTGCGATTCGCGCAGCTGGTCGCACGTTTTCATTCGGCGGGAGATTCTCCAAGACATCTGCGCCGGTACCTCCGCCTCAGCCATCTACACCGGGCCCTTCTAGAAGCAGGGGAATGACAACAAGCACGTCAAGCACTgcaacaccaccaaagcTTCCCGATACAGAACTTCGAATTGGAAAAATTGACGACGACTTCCAAAATATGTTTGGTGATATTGGAAAGCGCTATTATGGGTCGAAGGACTCTTCTCTTGATCAGCCAGTAGACTTG GACTCACCCGGACCTTCCAGTCGACCAGATGCCTTGCCTCGAAAGGATGAGAGGGTCTCACGTCCTGCTCCAATTGATACTGACCGTTCAAGGGAGGTTGAGCCATCACCATACTCTTGGGATAGCCGACATTCGGAGGAGGGCCTGCTAACCACTCTTGATTCACCCAACGAACAACCGACAACACAATCATACCAACGCAATATCGATCCAGTCTCCGTTGGAGACCGGCGCAAATCTATGCCTCTGTCCGGTACTACGCCTTTGGCTACTACCTCCCATCGTTCTTTGGCAAAGCCTCGAACGACGGCGGACACCGGTTTGAGGAGAAGCGGGGTTTACTCTAACAGGCGGGACTCTGTACCtgttgaagacgaggacgcGAAATTAATCATGGAATCTCTCTACTCTAAGAGGAGCTCGCAAATACCATTCATGGCTGACCACGCGGCTTCGGATGCGGAAAATGATGGGCCTTTATTCGACCAGCCTGGGGCAAAGTCTTCTCGTCCCGATCGCCGGGAATCTATTCAGAACTCATTGAGCTCCCCCGTGCTGTCAGATCACCTGGATCCGTCGATTGCAGCCCATGCCCGTTTGGCTGCACAGTACGAAAAAGCACAGCCAGTATCGGTCTCTTCGACGAACAAAGTCATGACACCATCTCAATTCGAACATTATCGTCAGCAGCAAGAGCTCAGACGGTCGAACAGCGACGCCTCGAAGAGTGAGAATTCCGCAGAGAGCGAttacgatgacgatgacgaggtgGAGAAAGACCGTGAGGCCGAGAGACAGCGGCGCAAGCAAGAGGCCCATCTTTCAGTTTATCGCCAGCAAATGATGAAGGTGACCGGCCAGGAGTCTCCTGCACCAGCTATGAGAACCGAAATGGACCAGGCTAGTAAAAGTGCGCCGAATCTATTACAACCTGGAATTACCTCGGGGAGCGGGAAAAgcagtgatggtgatgatgacgaagagatTCCTTTGGGCATTCTGGCAGCTCATGGATTCCCCAACAGGAATCGCCCCCCAAGCCGTCTGGCACCATCTAGCTCCATTCCTAACCTTCGGGCATCTTTCCAGCAACCGTACTTGCCTTCCCCGTCTCCTGCTTCCGTCGCAGAACGGGATCCAAACAATCGCGGGAGCCTGCCTGTTTTTGCGCGAAACTTGCCGCGAGACCCTTACTTTGGAGCCAGTTTGGTTAATCAATCCAACAGAGAGTCTCTGGcctttggaggaggagcatcGGTCCATGGTGGACCTTCGCCAGCGCTACCACCCGGAGGCCTAGTAGGTGTCATTGCCACGGAGGAGCGAGCAAGGGCAATGCGGCGAGGTAGCCCTAATACCCAAGCCATGTACGACTATCAAGGAGGAATGCCTGTGCCACCTGTTCAACCTGGCGGCATCCCGAGGCCTTACACGATGATGAGTCTAAGCTCGCCGAATACCGGTGGCGGTCAGCCGGCGATTTCTGCGACTGAACAGGCGCAGATAGAATTGTCTCAGCAGATGACGCAAATGGTGCAGATGCAAATGCAGTGGATGCAGCAGATGATTCACATGCAAGGCGGACAGAGCACCCAATTAATGCCACCTGGCGGGCCTCCACCCGCGCTAGGTGCCAACCTGAATGCGCGCCCATCTTCAATGCCCTCAGCTGGCAATATGAGTAACGCCCATGCTGGATACTCGGGCGATCAGCGGACACTAAGCATGCTTGATCCGAATGTTTCCTCCCGTCTCAATAGTGCAGCTATGCCACATGTATCTGGGGCCCTCCGGCCAAGCACGCCGGCTGGGCAAGGGTATGCGCCGTCTATTGCACCATCGGAACGCAGTAACGTTGGTCTGGCGCCTCGTTACAGACCCGTCTCAACATTGCAACCCGAGTTAGGAAATATCGGCTCTTCGTCCATACCGAAATCATGGAATGATGAAAACCGCAAGTCCTCGCTTTCAGCCGCAGTTCCGGCGGCGCCACAGGCGTCTCAGATGAGCCACCGTCCCATGCCAAGTGATAGCAAACCGATAAGGGCTAGCAAGCCGAGTATTGGTGCGGAGcaggatgacgaggacgatgatgaaggctgGGCCGAAATGATGAAGAAACGAGAAAATAAACGCAACaactggaagatgaagaaagaaacgtCGAGCTTTGGAGATCTGTTGAATGCTGTGCATTAG
- the rad7 gene encoding DNA repair protein Rad7, protein (COG:L;~EggNog:ENOG410PM3S;~InterPro:IPR032675,IPR006553): protein MMGANSQPFAFQLENCEICGKRFTVTPYSKAGPRGGLLCAKCSKELADDEKKPRANRRAPRSGRRQKQSNLLDGFAQPGAPSLAEMCTKKVADNINDIEEFGDLPPQLLHRLGQILCKRRVLTSRTLNLFLRSDLNFIDIYDAAKLETQDFEKIFAFMPNLYHVNFRFASQMKDKVVDYLLDRDLKIKRLQLDAANLISDACWQQLFRKLGPQLESLKLSNLDSSFDDETVEVMCRECTALQRLKLKQCWKMGNRSLRAISELLSLQHLSLNFVQEVDNEILLNTISKTSPRLRTLSLEGISTADDRLLDIIHVNCRALTKFRFSDNAVCSDRGFVALFTDWSNPPLEFVDLSSTRDVDNSNPDGPADAIGLASHGFMALMNHSGPGLQKLNIASCRHVSRSAFEEVFAAGKTYPNLEELDVSFHTVVDDYVVGRIFQCCPKLQKLVAFACFNLRDAQVPAGVALIGGLRAQDPIVLEGHHY, encoded by the exons ATGATGGGCGCGAATTCTCAGCCCTTTGCATTTCAGCTAGAAAACTGTGAGATATGTGGCAAACGCTTTACAGTAACCCCTTACAGCAAAGCTGGTCCCCGTGGAGGTCTCCTTTGCGCGAAATGTTCGAAGGAGCTagcggatgatgagaagaaacCCAGAGCTAATAGGCGGGCCCCAAGAAGTGGTCGTCGCCAGAAGCAAAGTAATCTGCTCGATGGGTTTGCTCAACCGGGCGCTCCAAGCCTAGCGGAGATGTGTACGAAG AAAGTAGCTGACAACATTAACGATATCGAAGAGTTTGGAGATTTGCCCCCGCAATTGCTTCATCGTCTCGGTCAGATATTGTGCAAGAGGCGTGTCTTGACTTCAAGAACTCTTAATTTGTTTCTTCGGTCGGATCTTAATTTCATTGATATCTATGATGCTGCAA AGCTTGAAACACAGGACTTCGAAAAGATCTTCGCTTTTATGCCTAATCTATATCACGTGAACTTTCGCTTTGCTAGTCAAATGAAAGATAAGGTAGTTGATTACCTTTTGGATCGCGATTTGAAGATCAAGCGCTTGCAGCTAGATGCCGCAAATTTGATATCAGATGCATGTTGGCAGCAGCTGTTTCGAAAACTGGGGCCCCAATTGGAATCTCTAAAGTTATCCAATCTCGATTCCTCCTTTGACGATGAAACAGTGGAAGTGATGTGCAGGGAGTGCACGGCGCTTCAACGTTTGAAGTTGAAGCAGTGCTGGAAAATGGGCAATCGCTCTCTCCGAGCCATTTCCGAGCTGCTATCTTTACAGCATTTGTCTTTGAACTTTGTTCAGGAAGTGGATAATGAGATTCTCCTCAACACAATCTCAAAGACCAGCCCACGCTTGCGGACGTTGTCCTTGGAGGGGATATCTACCGCAGATGACCGTCTCCTAGATATCATACATGTCAATTGCCGCGCCTTGACGAAGTTTCGCTTTTCTGACAACGCAGTGTGTAGTGACAGAGGCTTCGTCGCTCTCTTCACTGACTGGAGCAACCCACCGCTAGAATTTGTGGACCTTTCATCCACGAGAGATGTTGACAATTCGAACCCTGATGGACCTGCGGATGCGATTGGCCTTGCATCCCACGGTTTCATGGCTCTCATGAACCATTCAGGGCCCGGGCTACAGAAATTAAATATCGCATCCTGTCGCCACGTGTCCCGCTCTGCTTTTGAAGAAGTTTTCGCGGCCGGGAAAACGTACCCCAATCTTGAGGAATTAGACGTGTCCTTTCATACAGTCGTCGATGACTATGTTGTTGGTCGGATCTTTCAGTGCTGTCCCAAACTCCAGAAATTGGTTGCTTTTGCCTGTTTCAACCTGCGAGATGCTCAGGTTCCGGCCGGAGTTGCTCTGATTGGCGGATTGAGGGCCCAAGACCCCATTGTACTTGAAGGCCATCACTACTAG
- the RAD16 gene encoding DNA repair protein RAD16 (BUSCO:EOG09260NNR;~COG:L;~EggNog:ENOG410PHZD;~InterPro:IPR001841,IPR027417,IPR017907,IPR000330, IPR038718,IPR018957,IPR001650,IPR014001,IPR013083;~PFAM:PF00176,PF00097,PF00271;~go_function: GO:0005524 - ATP binding [Evidence IEA];~go_function: GO:0046872 - metal ion binding [Evidence IEA]), with translation MNRKSSTTGRGMTPLADTSSVPRRTSARLARASSAADTGNSNNSENGGNPIGRKPAVEGAMSSGDRPYSIEVAIPLKRYPVSSSSASPLPTDDISGDEDITPAYSTPATSMAVTPVESDTSRPRKRVSASTRAQELRSSAMSLHTPPGSKRSSAALSISHPTLQDSDAVLAQHLQAQEYQEPPFKLRRTSRRLHSRMEDSAEEDNVLGLDSDRDAYEDLSREPAPSRGVRRSLRSANKSSLRQISPTDVGDGESSDDPLTEIDSVSSVSSSDEDEVLVPPRRSRIGNMRNARGRAATRGFSRRAGRNPRPEPAETGRRGSRALKERLKLERQHPCVITMWDDLRNTPPMKPVMAEQPPGISRALKPFQLEGLSWMMQQEESHYKGGLLGDEMGMGKTIQAVSLLMSDYPAGRPSLVVVPPVALMQWRSEIKEYTNGQLNVLIYHNSNPKVKTLSKQDLLAYDVIMISYSGLESIHRKELKGWNRDDGIIQENSVIHSIHYHRLILDEAHSIKQRTTSVARACFALKANYKWCLSGTPVQNRIGEFFSLLRFLDVRPFACYFCKQCQCQQLHWSQDAAKKCTDCGHSGFSHVSIFNQEILNPITERDNPEGRKEALSKLRLITDRIMLRRVKRDHTASMELPPKRVILHNEFFGEIERDFSRSIMTNTTRQFDTYVSRGVMLNNYANIFGLIMQMRQVANHPDLILKKHAETGQNVLVCCICDEPAEEAIRSRCHHEFCRRCAKDYVRSFDVGSIVDCPRCHIPLSIDFEQPDIEQEEECIKQNSIINRIRMEDWTSSTKIEMLVYELYKLRSKKQTLKSIVFSQFTSMLQLVEWRLRRAGFNTVMLDGTMTPAQRQNSIEYFMNNVDVEVFLVSLKAGGVALNLTEASRVFIVDPWWNPAAEWQSADRCHRIGQRRPCVITRLCIEDSVESRIVMLQEKKANMINGTINKDQGEKLEKLTPEDMQFLFRGS, from the exons ATGAATCGGAAATCATCAACTACAGGGAGGGGAATGACCCCACTAGCTG ATACCTCGTCCGTACCTAGACGAACCTCTGCGAGACTGGCTAGAGCATCCTCAGCAGCTGATACTGGGAACTCGAACAATTCAGAAAATGGAGGTAATCCCATAGGCCGGAAGCCCGCGGTGGAAGGGGCGATGTCTTCTGGGGATAGACCATACTCTATCGAAGTTGCAATACCTCTAAAGAGATATCCggtctcatcttcatctgcttctcccCTTCCAACCGATGATATATCCGGCGATGAAGACATAACGCCTGCATACAGTACACCCGCAACTAGTATGGCAGTCACGCCTGTGGAATCAGATACAAGCcgaccgaggaagagggtcaGCGCCTCTACACGTGCCCAGGAATTACGATCGAGTGCTATGTCTTTACATACACCGCCAGGGTCCAAGAGGTCTTCAGCGGCACTTTCTATAAGCCATCCCACGTTGCAAGATTCTGATGCAGTATTGGCTCAGCATCTTCAAGCTcaagaatatcaagaacCACCTTTCAAGTTACGAAGGACCTCGAGACGGCTTCACTCCAGAATGGAAGACTCGGCCGAAGAAGATAATGTCCTTGGGCTCGATTCTGATCGCGATGCATATGAGGATTTATCCAGGGAACCGGCCCCTTCGCGCGGGGTAAGGAGATCTCTTCGATCAGCTAACAAGAGTAGCCTCCGCCAGATATCCCCTACTGATGTGGGCGATGGCGAATCAAGCGACGATCCTCTGACTGAAATTGACTCGGTGTCTTCTGTATCTTCCtcagatgaggatgaagttcTAGTCCCACCAAGGCGCTCCAGGATCGGAAATATGCGTAATGCTAGAGGACGAGCCGCCACACGAGGGTTTTCACGCAGAGCGGGCAGAAATCCTCGCCCAGAGCCAGCAGAGACAGGAAGGAGGGGGTCCCGT GCTCTCAAGGAAAGACTAAAACTTGAAAGGCAGCATCCATGCGTCATTACAATGTGGGATGATTTGAGGAACACTCCCCCGATGAAGCCGGTAATGGCGGAACAACCTCCGGGTATATCGAGAGCACTCAAGCCATTCCAGCTTGAAGGTCTCAGCTGGATGATGCAACAAGAAGAATCACATTACAAGGGAGGGTTATTGGGAGACGAGATGGGCATGGGAAAGACAATCCAGGCCGTTTCCCTTCTTATGTCTGATTACCCGGCTGGTAGGCCATCGCTTGTCGTTGTTCCTCCAGTTGCTTTGATGCAATGGCGATCAGAGATCAAA GAATATACGAATGGTCAATTGAATGTCCTCATCTACCACAATTCGAACCCGAAGGTCAAAACCCTCTCAAAGCAGGATCTTCTGGCCTATGATGTGATAATGATTTCTT ATTCTGGTCTCGAATCAATTCACCGCAAAGAATTGAAAGGGTGGAATCGCGATGATGGAATCATCCAGGAGAACA GCGTCATCCATTCTATTCATTATCATCGCTTGATCCTGGATGAAGCGCATAGCATTAAG CAACGTACAACTAGTGTCGCCCGTGCATGCTTTGCACTGAAAGCAAACTACAAATGGTGTCTGTCGGGTACTCCTGTCCAAAATCGGATTGGAGagtttttttctctccttcgcTTTCTGGATGTCCGGCCGTTTGCCTGCTACTTTTGCAAACAGTGCCAGTGCCAGCAGCTTCACTGGTCACAGGATGCAGCCAAAAAATGCACTGACTGCGGGCATAG TGGGTTCAGCCATGTCTCAATTTTCAACCAGGAAATTTTGAATCCCA TCACTGAGAGGGATAATCCGGAAGGACGCAAGGAGGCATTGTCGAAGCTTCGCCTCATAACTGATAGAATCATGCTGCGGCGAGTAAAAAGAGATCATACAGCTTCGATGGAGCTTCCACCAAAGCG CGTCATTCTCCATAACGAATTCTTTGGAGAGATTGAACGTGATTTCTCTCGGAGCATCATGACTAATACGACGAGGCAGTTTGATACGTATGTAAGCCGTGGTGTCATGTTGAACAATTATGCAAATATCTTCGGCCTTATCATGCAGATGCGCCAGGTTGCGAATCACCCGGACCTCATTTTGAAGAAACACGCAGAAACCGGGCAAAACGTACTTGTCTGCTGCATTTGCGACGAACCGGCGGAAGAAGCAATTCGTTCCCGTTGCCATCATGAGTTTTGCCGAAGATGCGCCAAAGACTATGTTAGGTCGTTCGATGTGGGCTCAATCGTCGATTGCCCTCGGTGCCACATCCCTTTGTCGATCGATTTCGAACAACCTGACATCGAGCAAGAGGAAGAATGCATCAAGCAAaattccatcatcaatcgGATCCGCATGGAGGACTGGACATCGTCAACCAAGATTGAGATGCTTGTTTACGAGCTCTATAAACTgagaagcaagaagcagacACTGAAGTCAATTGTCTTCTCCCAGTTCACCTCGATGTTGCAACTTGTGGAATGGCGTCTACGTCGAGCTGGTTTCAACACCGTCATGCTCGATGGAACTATGACACCGGCACAACGCCAAAATTCTATCGAATACTTTATGAACAATGTCGATGTCGAAGTGTTTCTAGTTTCCCTCAAGGCCGGCGGGGTGGCTTTGAATTTAACCGAGGCCTCGAGGGTTTTTATCGTTGACCC GTGGTGGAACCCAGCTGCAGAATGGCAGAGTGCAGACCGATGTCACCGCATCGGCCAGCGCCGACCTTGTGTCATAACTCGATTGTGCATTGAAGATTCGGTAGAATCTCGAATAGTTATGCTacaagagaagaaggccaacatGATCAACGGTACCATTAACAAAGATCAAGGAGAGAAACTAGAGAAGCTTACCCCGGAAGACATGCAATTCTTGTTTAGAGGATCATAA
- a CDS encoding C2 domain protein (COG:S;~EggNog:ENOG410PJA6;~InterPro:IPR000008,IPR035892;~PFAM:PF00168) yields MEDPQPRTRRRHPVDKYGPKFYDKSEHMQGRAAAMKAALSGDHPSQSEPAGGFDSTPYPYAPPGYTLKFTFHRGVNLPCADFGTFSSDPYVLAQLIVDLPQRHKQDPVMSFRTPTVRKNRDPEWNSEWIVANVPASGFHLKCHVYDEDAADHDDKLGNAYIDVDSVNGQWPGIKEQNLRLKKRMGSKRVYLFGNIAALASRRLDVQSHIVISVQCLGKTPGDEGAHMYTVGPNYWFKHFSPLIGRIAGTKDEVQSHRDEKKTITRYNFQAIQIQLKGPVPTPLYHRYVEFKPFVAGMFTSQSLRGRILNRALHHQHERIYNFDKTTLSGQFPSPCIELTQKFLEFVHYAQGGRIFTYVITLDGQFRFTETGKEFGIDLLSKHTMHSDVSIYIAYSGEFFLRRLKHRHSRHPETIRHSETRYSGDESLVEPEILIDPADYELFIDNDSGTYRPNAQYLPLLKQFISANLPGLHVTTLDCKEDAERMAALKNEQREFKKNEGNHMIFLQRSNSSSLSISSSDEDELNERNDLQPHKKDGFAQKVHDMRDLKGQMMKWAQSDNHGRPDDTEGRSGRQRTAAAHSSEASKPAVENGVDESTATFAADGRI; encoded by the exons ATGGAAGACCCCCAACCGCGAACCCGGCGACGGCATCCAGTCGATAAATATGGCCCAAAGTTCTATGACAAGTCCGAGCACATGCAGGGTCGGGCTGCCGCTATGAAGGCTGCTCTCAGTGGTGACCACCCGTCTCAGTCAGAGCCTGCTGGGGGGTTCGATAGCACTCCATACCCCTATGCACCACCGGGCTATACACTGAAGTTCACCTTCCATCGTGGAGTCAACCTTCCCTGCGCAGACTTTGGTACATTTTCTTCCGACCCTTATGTTCTCGCCCAGTTGATCGTCGACCTACCCCAACGCCACAAGCAGGACCCCGTTATGTCTTTCCGGACTCCAACTGTGCGCAAAAATCGCGATCCAGAATGGAATAGCGAATGGATCGTTGCCAATGTCCCTGCGTCGGGTTTCCATCTAAAATGTCATGTGTACGATGAAGACGCTGCGGACCATGACGACAAACTCGGTAACGCTTATATCGACGTGGATTCGGTCAATGGACAGTGGCCCGGCATAAAGGAGCAGAACCTTCGCCTGAAGAAGCGCATGGGCAGCAAACGGGTCTACTTGTTCGGCAACATTGCTGCGCTGGCGTCGCGACGTCTGGATGTGCAGTCACATATTGTAATCAGCGTGCAGTGCTTAGGGAAAACaccaggagatgaaggggcTCATATGTATACCGTTGGACCAAATTACTGGTTCAAGcatttttctcccctcatcGGGAGGATAGCGGGCACTAAAGATGAAGTCCAAAGCCATCGTGATGAGAAGAAAACCATTACTCGATATAA TTTTCAGGCAATCCAAATACAGCTCAAGGGCCCTGTGCCTACGCCGCTCTATCACCGTTACGTTGAGTTTAAGCCGTTTGTAGCGGGGATGTTCACGTCACAAAGTCTTCGTGGAAGAATACTCAATCGAGCgctgcatcatcaacacGAGCGTATCTATAATTTTGACAAGACCACCCTCAGTGGACAGTTTCCTTCCCCCTGTATCGAGCTCACGCAGAAGTTTCTTGAATTTGTGCACTATGCTCAAGGCGGGAGGATCTTTACATATGTCATCACCCTAGACGGGCAATTCCGCTTCACAGAAACAGGCAAGGAATTCGGGATTGATTTGCTGAGTAAACACACAATGCATAGTGATGTATCGATATATATCGCATACTCTGGTGAGTTCTTCTTGCGTCGCCTGAAGCATCGTCATTCCCGACACCCGGAGACAATCCGGCATTCGGAAACACGCTACTCCGGTGATGAGTCGCTGGTAGAGCCGGAGATATTAATTGATCCGGCCGACTATGAACTTTTCATCGACAATGATAGCGGAACTTATCGTCCCAATGCCCAATACCTACCCTTGTTGAAACAGTTCATCTCCGCCAATCTACCAGGCCTTCACGTCACCACACTTGATTGCAAGGAGGATGCAGAGCGGATGGCGGCTTTGAAAAATGAGCAGAGAGAGTTCAAGAAGAACGAGGGCAATCATATGATTTTCCTCCAGCGCAGCAATagctcttctctttccatatCCAGctcggatgaagacgagCTCAATGAGCGCAATGATTTGCAGCCTCATAAAAAGGATGGCTTTGCGCAAAAGGTCCACGATATGCGAGACCTGAAGGGTCAAATGATGAAATGGGCCCAGTCAGACAATCATGGTAGACCAGATGATACTGAAGGTCGGTCCGGGCGCCAAAGGACCGCGGCAGCGCACAGCTCAGAAGCATCAAAACCCGCCGTGGAGAATGGCGTGGATGAAAGCACAGCCACTTTCGCTGCTGACGGCCGAATTTAG